One part of the Vitis riparia cultivar Riparia Gloire de Montpellier isolate 1030 chromosome 8, EGFV_Vit.rip_1.0, whole genome shotgun sequence genome encodes these proteins:
- the LOC117920052 gene encoding delta(12)-fatty-acid desaturase FAD2 codes for MGAGGRMSAPPSAKKSEADIVQRAPHSKPQFALSQLKKAIPPHCFQRSVLRSFSYVVSDLTWASLLYYIATNYFHLLPHPLSYLAWPIYWAFQGCILTGVWVIAHECGHHAFSDYQWLDDTVGLILHSSLLVPYFSWKYSHRRHHSNTGSLEKDEVFVPKTKSKLGWYSKYLNNPLGRFVTLTIQLTLGWPLYLMFNVSGRRYSRFACHYDPHGPIYSDRERLQIYISDAGVLAITYGLYRLAVSKGLTWVLCVYGCPLLIVNGFLVLITYLQHTHPSLPHYDSSEWDWLRGALATMDRDYGILNKVFHHITDTHVAHHLFSTMPHYHAMEATKAIKPVLGDYYQFDGTPFYKAMWREAKECVYVQSDGDKSKGVFWYQNKF; via the coding sequence ATGGGTGCAGGTGGTCGAATGTCTGCTCCCCCCAGTGCCAAAAAATCAGAAGCTGACATTGTCCAGCGAGCTCCCCACTCGAAACCCCAATTCGCACTTAGCCAGCTCAAGAAGGCCATCCCCCCACATTGTTTCCAGCGATCTGTTCTCCGCTCATTCTCCTATGTGGTTTCCGACCTCACATGGGCATCTCTCTTATATTACATTGCTACCAATTATTTCCACCTCCTTCCTCATCCTCTCTCCTACCTGGCCTGGCCAATTTACTGGGCCTTCCAAGGTTGCATCCTAACTGGCGTTTGGGTCATAGCACATGAATGTGGCCACCATGCCTTCAGTGACTACCAATGGCTTGATGACACTGTTGGCCTCATCCTACATTCCTCTCTCCTTGTACCTTACTTCTCCTGGAAATATAGCCATCGCCGCCATCATTCTAATACCGGTTCCCTCGAGAAGGATGAAGTCTTTGTCCCCAAAACCAAATCCAAACTCGGATGGTACTCCAAATACCTGAACAATCCACTTGGTCGATTTGTCACACTCACCATTCAACTCACTCTAGGCTGGCCTTTGTACCTAATGTTCAACGTTTCAGGCAGGCGCTACAGTAGATTTGCTTGCCACTATGATCCACATGGTCCAATTTACTCAGATCGCGAGCGACTGCAGATATACATTTCAGATGCTGGTGTTCTTGCCATCACCTATGGACTTTACCGTCTTGCAGTATCAAAAGGTCTCACATGGGTTTTGTGTGTTTATGGATGTCCCTTGCTGATTGTGAATGGATTTCTGGTGCTGATAACGTATTTGCAGCATACCCACCCGTCTCTGCCACACTATGATTCCTCTGAGTGGGACTGGTTGAGAGGAGCTTTGGCCACCATGGATAGAGACTATGGAATTCTTAACAAGGTTTTCCATCATATAACGGATACTCATGTGGCACACCATTTGTTCTCAACAATGCCGCATTATCATGCAATGGAGGCTACAAAGGCCATAAAGCCAGTATTAGGAGATTATTATCAGTTTGATGGGACTCCATTTTACAAGGCAATGTGGAGAGAGGCAAAGGAGTGTGTCTATGTCCAGTCGGATGGTGACAAGAGCAAAGGTGTTTTCTGGTACCAGAATAAGTTTTGA
- the LOC117920051 gene encoding laccase-11-like yields the protein MLGGSLLLFIICFLGIVSFPVEAALKKYQFDVQVKNVSRLCHAKPIVTVNGMFPGPTIYAREGDRVVINVTNHAQYNISIHWHGLKQNRNGWADGPAYITQCPIKTGHSYSYDFNVTGQRGTLWWHAHILWLRATVYGALVIMPKEETPFPFPQPYSETNVVLGEWWNSDVEVLVNQANKLGLPPQMSDAHTINGKPGPLFPCSEKHTFAMEVDFGKTYLLRIVNAALNDELFFAIAGHNMTVVEVDAVYAKPFTTQAILIAPGQTTNVLVKADQSPSRYFMATRAFMDAPIPVDNKTATAILQYKGIPNSVLPVLPQLPAPNDTGFALNYNKRLKSLNSPQYPANVPLKVDRHLLYTIGLGQNLCSTCQNGTQLTASLNNITFVMPRIGLLQAHYHNIKGVFRTDFPDRPPVPFNYTGAPLTANLGTSLATRLSKVAFNSTIELVLQDTNLLTVESHPFHLHGYNFFVVGTGIGNFDAAKDPATFNLVDPPERNTVGVPTGGWSAIRFRADNPGVWFMHCHLELHTMWGLKMAFVVENGKSPEESILPPPKDLPPC from the exons ATGTTGGGAGGATCACTGCTTCTCTTCATCATTTGCTTTCTTGGGATTGTTTCATTTCCCGTTGAAGCTGCATTGAAGAAGTATCAATTCGAC GTTCAAGTGAAGAATGTAAGCAGGCTGTGCCATGCCAAACCAATTGTTACGGTAAATGGCATGTTTCCGGGGCCTACAATTTATGCTAGAGAAGGCGATCGAGTTGTTATCAATGTCACAAACCACGCCCAATATAACATATCCATTCATTG GCATGGCTTGAAACAGAACCGAAATGGGTGGGCAGATGGACCAGCTTATATAACGCAATGCCCCATCAAGACAGGCCACAGCTACAGCTACGACTTCAATGTTACTGGTCAGCGAGGAACGTTATGGTGGCACGCCCATATTCTGTGGCTCAGAGCAACAGTTTATGGCGCCCTTGTCATAATGCCCAAAGAGGAAACTCCATTTCCCTTTCCTCAACCTTATTCGGAGACTAATGTGGTCTTAG GAGAATGGTGGAATTCGGATGTTGAGGTGCTCGTTAACCAAGCTAATAAGCTGGGTTTGCCGCCGCAGATGTCTGATGCTCATACTATTAATGGGAAACCGGGGCCTCTCTTCCCATGTTCAGAGAAAC ATACATTTGCTATGGAGGTGGATTTTGGAAAAACCTATCTCCTAAGGATTGTCAATGCTGCACTCAACGATGAGCTCTTCTTTGCCATTGCTGGTCATAATATGACTGTTGTGGAGGTCGATGCGGTCTACGCGAAGCCATTTACAACTCAGGCTATTCTAATTGCCCCTGGACAGACCACAAACGTTCTTGTAAAAGCTGATCAATCTCCGAGCCGATACTTCATGGCAACAAGGGCATTCATGGATGCGCCCATACCTGTGGACAACAAGACTGCGACGGCAATTCTGCAATACAAAGGCATCCCTAACTCAGTTCTCCCAGTGTTGCCTCAGTTACCGGCTCCTAATGATACTGGGTTTGCACTCAACTATAATAAAAGGCTTAAGAGTTTGAACTCTCCACAATATCCTGCAAATGTTCCCCTTAAAGTCGATCGACATCTTCTGTATACCATTGGTTTAGGACAAAACCTATGTTCTACGTGCCAAAATGGAACCCAGCTTACAGCCTCATTGAACAACATAACTTTTGTGATGCCCAGGATTGGGCTGCTGCAGGCTCACTACCACAATATCAAGGGGGTTTTCCGAACTGATTTTCCGGACCGCCCTCCAGTTCCATTCAACTACACGGGTGCACCGCTTACTGCTAACCTAGGGACGTCCCTGGCAACGAGGCTGAGTAAGGTAGCATTCAATTCCACCATTGAGTTGGTGTTGCAGGATACTAATCTTCTAACAGTTGAATCACACCCGTTCCACCTCCATGGTTACAATTTCTTTGTGGTTGGAACTGGGATTGGAAATTTTGATGCTGCCAAAGACCCTGCAACCTTTAACTTGGTGGATCCTCCAGAGAGGAATACAGTCGGAGTTCCCACCGGAGGCTGGTCTGCTATCAGGTTTAGAGCTGATAATCCAG GTGTATGGTTTATGCACTGCCATCTGGAGCTACACACGATGTGGGGATTAAAGATGGCTTTTGTTGTAGAGAATGGAAAGTCACCGGAAGAATCCATTCTACCGCCACCGAAGGACCTTCCGCCTTGCTAG
- the LOC117920914 gene encoding VQ motif-containing protein 17: protein MEEMMAGREGCNPNSTPSPLPMHNHSHTISKVKPKIRIIHIFAPEIIKTDVENFRELVQRLTGKPSAADKGCRKKNMARGVVCNKGVGKKKTAEFRGLESRERIKGEEHIWGGENSGGFLSGFGDLDGFMQEFGEFPLLPLDVSATHMHGFGEAQIS, encoded by the coding sequence ATGGAGGAGATGATGGCAGGGAGAGAAGGCTGTAACCCTAATTCAACCCCATCACCACTGCCCATGCACAACCACTCCCACACAATATCCAAAGTGAAGCCCAAAATTCGAATAATCCACATATTTGCACCAGAGATCATCAAGACGGATGTGGAGAACTTCAGGGAACTGGTGCAGAGGCTGACGGGGAAGCCCAGTGCTGCAGATAAGGGGTGCAGGAAGAAGAACATGGCAAGAGGGGTGGTCTGCAACAAGGGTGTGGGGAAGAAGAAGACGGCGGAGTTTCGGGGTTTGGAGTCGAGGGAGAGGATCAAGGGGGAAGAACACATCTGGGGAGGGGAGAATTCAGGTGGGTTTTTGAGTGGGTTTGGGGATTTGGATGGCTTCATGCAAGAATTTGGAGAATTCCCATTACTCCCACTGGATGTTTCTGCAACTCACATGCATGGTTTTGGAGAAGCCCAAATCTCCTAG
- the LOC117920838 gene encoding probable plastid-lipid-associated protein 13, chloroplastic, whose protein sequence is MALVQGIAPATSAIRTPRSLLYSPHSASLIASLVSVSAPLENGRRVLIGRRFGRISEARVCRAMVQQAAQGAPATYAKEMERLSAKESLLLAFKDSGGFEALVTGKTTEMQSIDVNERITGLERLNPTPRPTTSPYLEGQWNLEWFGTGKPGSLAARFLFQIFPSALANLSKVDVVIKDSYGKTTVNLKLLNSVESKIVLNSRLSVEGPLRLKEEYVEAVLESPKVVEESVPEQLKSAFGQAVSTAQQLPVPVKDAISSGLKIPLNGRFQRMLMISYLDEEILILRDTTGIPEVLSRLDVPPSTMAEPATEYES, encoded by the exons ATGGCTCTCGTACAAGGCATCGCTCCTGCTACTTCTGCAATTCGCACCCCTCGTTCTTTGCTCTATTCTCCTCATTCTGCTTCTTTGATAGCTTCGTTAGTTTCTGTTTCTGCACCGCTGGAGAATGGCCGGAGAGTATTGATAGGCCGAAGATTTGGTCGGATCTCAGAAGCTCGAGTTTGCAGAGCGATGGTCCAGCAGGCCGCACAGGGAGCTCCGGCAACGTACGCCAAGGAAATGGAGCGGCTCTCTGCCAAGGAATCGCTACTTCTCGCT TTTAAGGATTCTGGTGGCTTTGAGGCTTTAGTCACCGGTAAGACAACAGAGATGCAGAGCATTGATGTGAACGAGAGGATAACTGGTCTTGAGAGGCTCAATCCAACTCCTCGGCCAACAAC GTCACCATATTTGGAAGGTCAGTGGAATTTAGAGTGGTTTGGGACTGGAAAACCTGGATCTCTTGCTGCTAGGTTTCTATTTCA GATTTTTCCCTCAGCTTTGGCAAATTTGTCAAAAGTTGATGTGGTGATAAAGGATTCCTATGGAAAAACCACAGTTAACTTGAAATTGCTGAACTCG GTAGAAAGTAAAATTGTTCTGAATAGCAGGTTATCTGTTGAGGGACCACTTCGACTGAAAGAAGAATATGTTGAAGCGGTTCTAGAATCTCCTAAGGTTGTTGAGGAAAGTGTACCAGAGCAGCTGAAAAGTGCATTCGGTCAGGCAGTTAGCACAGCACAACAACTGCCTGTCCCTGTTAAGGATGCGATTTCTAGTGGGCTGAAAATTCCTCTCA ATGGGCGTTTCCAGAGAATGCTCATGATTTCTTATCTTGATGAAGAGATACTT ATACTGAGGGATACTACCGGAATACCCGAAGTTCTTTCGAGGTTGGATGTGCCACCATCTACCATGGCAGAACCAGCTACTGAGTATGAGAGCTAG
- the LOC117919540 gene encoding DNA polymerase delta small subunit isoform X1: MEAMEIDAEKHLQRKQSLYESLDEKFRIEKETYRGQQYSQIYFARLHMMRTLIYSLIPNWKPHFPVCTVLGLEEGKECIIVGTLYKHMRLKPCILDEYSKERSVAPLVKPHNFMHSDDSLVLEDESGRVKLGGTMLLPSVYVTGTVVGLHGKETSAGEFLVQDILDSDLPLQIELPLKSREDKYVVFVSGLSVGSSTSNPLQFQLLVDHITGHLGDEKEQGIAAQIVHVVIAGNSVAVPRGLLNGQNLALKDQSRLSEPIKELDILLTQIAAGLPLDIMPGPDDPANFSLPQQPLHRCLFPGSSAYNSFRSCTNPHSFELENIRFLGTSGQNVDDLEKYSEAKDKLEFMERTLRWRHLAPTAPNTLGCYPFTDRDPFLIESCPHVYFVGNQDKYETRLIKGSEGQVVRLICIPKFCETGVAVVLNMRNLECHALSFGTEFSS, encoded by the exons ATGGAAGCAATGGAAATCGACGCAGAGAAGCATCTCCAGAGAAAGCAGTCTCTCTATGAATCCCTG GATGAGAAGTTTCGGATCGAGAAAGAGACGTATAGGGGTCAGCAGTACAGCCAGATTTACTTTGCTCGACTCCACATGATGAGAACTCTCATCTACTCCCTCATTCCTAATTGGAAACCCCATTTTCCTG tttgtacagttttggggcTGGAAGAAGGCAAGGAATGTATCATTGTTGGAACTCTGTACAAGCACATGAGACTTAAACCATGCATTCTTGATGAGTACTCCAAGGAG AGATCTGTGGCCCCGCTTGTCAAGCCTCATAACTTTATGCACTCAGATGATAGTTTGGTGCTGGAGGATGAGAGTGGAAGAGTTAAACTTGGTGGAACAATGCTTTTACCTTCTGTATATGTTACAG GGACTGTTGTTGGTCTGCATGGAAAAGAAACCAGTGCTGGTGAATTTTTGGTACAAGATATTCTGGACTCTGACCTACCACTGCAGATAGAGCTGCCACTAAAATCAA GGGAGGACAAGTATGTTGTTTTTGTATCTGGGCTAAGTGTTGGAAGCAGCACTTCTAATCCTCTCCAATTTCAGCTTCTTGTTGATCATATAACAGGACATCTAGGAGATGAGAAG GAACAAGGTATTGCAGCACAGATAGTTCATGTTGTAATTGCTGGGAATTCTGTTGCAGTTCCACGTGGACTTCTGAATGGACAG AATTTAGCTTTGAAGGATCAGTCAAGGTTGTCCGAACCAATTAAAGAGCTGGATATCTTGTTGACTCAG ATTGCTGCAGGTTTGCCTTTGGATATCATGCCAGGGCCTGATGACCCAGCAAACTTCTCATTACCTCAACAG CCCTTGCATAGATGCCTTTTCCCTGGATCATCAGCTTATAACTCATTTAGATCTTGTACTAATCCTCATTCCTTTGAGCTTGAAAATATCAG ATTTCTTGGAACATCAGGTCAGAATGTGGATGATCTTGAGAAGTATTCAGAGGCAAAAGATAAGCTTGAATTCATGGAAAGGACGTTACGGTGGAGGCATCTAGCACCAACAGCACCTAATACTCTTG GGTGCTATCCATTCACTGATAGAGATCCTTTCTTGATCGAGAGCTGTCCTCATGTTTACTTTGTTGGTAATCAGGATAAATATGAAACTCGCTTAATAAAGG GATCAGAGGGACAGGTTGTAAGACTCATTTGCATTCCTAAATTTTGTGAGACGGGAGTTGCTGTTGTG CTAAACATGAGAAATCTGGAATGCCATGCTCTAAGTTTTGGGACTGAATTCAGCTCATAA
- the LOC117919540 gene encoding DNA polymerase delta small subunit isoform X2: protein MEAMEIDAEKHLQRKQSLYESLDEKFRIEKETYRGQQYSQIYFARLHMMRTLIYSLIPNWKPHFPVLGLEEGKECIIVGTLYKHMRLKPCILDEYSKERSVAPLVKPHNFMHSDDSLVLEDESGRVKLGGTMLLPSVYVTGTVVGLHGKETSAGEFLVQDILDSDLPLQIELPLKSREDKYVVFVSGLSVGSSTSNPLQFQLLVDHITGHLGDEKEQGIAAQIVHVVIAGNSVAVPRGLLNGQNLALKDQSRLSEPIKELDILLTQIAAGLPLDIMPGPDDPANFSLPQQPLHRCLFPGSSAYNSFRSCTNPHSFELENIRFLGTSGQNVDDLEKYSEAKDKLEFMERTLRWRHLAPTAPNTLGCYPFTDRDPFLIESCPHVYFVGNQDKYETRLIKGSEGQVVRLICIPKFCETGVAVVLNMRNLECHALSFGTEFSS, encoded by the exons ATGGAAGCAATGGAAATCGACGCAGAGAAGCATCTCCAGAGAAAGCAGTCTCTCTATGAATCCCTG GATGAGAAGTTTCGGATCGAGAAAGAGACGTATAGGGGTCAGCAGTACAGCCAGATTTACTTTGCTCGACTCCACATGATGAGAACTCTCATCTACTCCCTCATTCCTAATTGGAAACCCCATTTTCCTG ttttggggcTGGAAGAAGGCAAGGAATGTATCATTGTTGGAACTCTGTACAAGCACATGAGACTTAAACCATGCATTCTTGATGAGTACTCCAAGGAG AGATCTGTGGCCCCGCTTGTCAAGCCTCATAACTTTATGCACTCAGATGATAGTTTGGTGCTGGAGGATGAGAGTGGAAGAGTTAAACTTGGTGGAACAATGCTTTTACCTTCTGTATATGTTACAG GGACTGTTGTTGGTCTGCATGGAAAAGAAACCAGTGCTGGTGAATTTTTGGTACAAGATATTCTGGACTCTGACCTACCACTGCAGATAGAGCTGCCACTAAAATCAA GGGAGGACAAGTATGTTGTTTTTGTATCTGGGCTAAGTGTTGGAAGCAGCACTTCTAATCCTCTCCAATTTCAGCTTCTTGTTGATCATATAACAGGACATCTAGGAGATGAGAAG GAACAAGGTATTGCAGCACAGATAGTTCATGTTGTAATTGCTGGGAATTCTGTTGCAGTTCCACGTGGACTTCTGAATGGACAG AATTTAGCTTTGAAGGATCAGTCAAGGTTGTCCGAACCAATTAAAGAGCTGGATATCTTGTTGACTCAG ATTGCTGCAGGTTTGCCTTTGGATATCATGCCAGGGCCTGATGACCCAGCAAACTTCTCATTACCTCAACAG CCCTTGCATAGATGCCTTTTCCCTGGATCATCAGCTTATAACTCATTTAGATCTTGTACTAATCCTCATTCCTTTGAGCTTGAAAATATCAG ATTTCTTGGAACATCAGGTCAGAATGTGGATGATCTTGAGAAGTATTCAGAGGCAAAAGATAAGCTTGAATTCATGGAAAGGACGTTACGGTGGAGGCATCTAGCACCAACAGCACCTAATACTCTTG GGTGCTATCCATTCACTGATAGAGATCCTTTCTTGATCGAGAGCTGTCCTCATGTTTACTTTGTTGGTAATCAGGATAAATATGAAACTCGCTTAATAAAGG GATCAGAGGGACAGGTTGTAAGACTCATTTGCATTCCTAAATTTTGTGAGACGGGAGTTGCTGTTGTG CTAAACATGAGAAATCTGGAATGCCATGCTCTAAGTTTTGGGACTGAATTCAGCTCATAA
- the LOC117919540 gene encoding DNA polymerase delta small subunit isoform X3, giving the protein MEAMEIDAEKHLQRKQSLYESLDEKFRIEKETYRGQQYSQIYFARLHMMRTLIYSLIPNWKPHFPVCTVLGLEEGKECIIVGTLYKHMRLKPCILDEYSKERSVAPLVKPHNFMHSDDSLVLEDESGRVKLGGTMLLPSVYVTGTVVGLHGKETSAGEFLVQDILDSDLPLQIELPLKSREDKYVVFVSGLSVGSSTSNPLQFQLLVDHITGHLGDEKEQGIAAQIVHVVIAGNSVAVPRGLLNGQNLALKDQSRLSEPIKELDILLTQIAAGLPLDIMPGPDDPANFSLPQQPLHRCLFPGSSAYNSFRSCTNPHSFELENIRFLGTSGQNVDDLEKYSEAKDKLEFMERTLRWRHLAPTAPNTLGCYPFTDRDPFLIESCPHVYFVGNQDKYETRLIKVQDQRDRL; this is encoded by the exons ATGGAAGCAATGGAAATCGACGCAGAGAAGCATCTCCAGAGAAAGCAGTCTCTCTATGAATCCCTG GATGAGAAGTTTCGGATCGAGAAAGAGACGTATAGGGGTCAGCAGTACAGCCAGATTTACTTTGCTCGACTCCACATGATGAGAACTCTCATCTACTCCCTCATTCCTAATTGGAAACCCCATTTTCCTG tttgtacagttttggggcTGGAAGAAGGCAAGGAATGTATCATTGTTGGAACTCTGTACAAGCACATGAGACTTAAACCATGCATTCTTGATGAGTACTCCAAGGAG AGATCTGTGGCCCCGCTTGTCAAGCCTCATAACTTTATGCACTCAGATGATAGTTTGGTGCTGGAGGATGAGAGTGGAAGAGTTAAACTTGGTGGAACAATGCTTTTACCTTCTGTATATGTTACAG GGACTGTTGTTGGTCTGCATGGAAAAGAAACCAGTGCTGGTGAATTTTTGGTACAAGATATTCTGGACTCTGACCTACCACTGCAGATAGAGCTGCCACTAAAATCAA GGGAGGACAAGTATGTTGTTTTTGTATCTGGGCTAAGTGTTGGAAGCAGCACTTCTAATCCTCTCCAATTTCAGCTTCTTGTTGATCATATAACAGGACATCTAGGAGATGAGAAG GAACAAGGTATTGCAGCACAGATAGTTCATGTTGTAATTGCTGGGAATTCTGTTGCAGTTCCACGTGGACTTCTGAATGGACAG AATTTAGCTTTGAAGGATCAGTCAAGGTTGTCCGAACCAATTAAAGAGCTGGATATCTTGTTGACTCAG ATTGCTGCAGGTTTGCCTTTGGATATCATGCCAGGGCCTGATGACCCAGCAAACTTCTCATTACCTCAACAG CCCTTGCATAGATGCCTTTTCCCTGGATCATCAGCTTATAACTCATTTAGATCTTGTACTAATCCTCATTCCTTTGAGCTTGAAAATATCAG ATTTCTTGGAACATCAGGTCAGAATGTGGATGATCTTGAGAAGTATTCAGAGGCAAAAGATAAGCTTGAATTCATGGAAAGGACGTTACGGTGGAGGCATCTAGCACCAACAGCACCTAATACTCTTG GGTGCTATCCATTCACTGATAGAGATCCTTTCTTGATCGAGAGCTGTCCTCATGTTTACTTTGTTGGTAATCAGGATAAATATGAAACTCGCTTAATAAAGG TGCAGGATCAGAGGGACAGGTTGTAA
- the LOC117919540 gene encoding DNA polymerase delta small subunit isoform X4, with translation MEAMEIDAEKHLQRKQSLYESLDEKFRIEKETYRGQQYSQIYFARLHMMRTLIYSLIPNWKPHFPVCTVLGLEEGKECIIVGTLYKHMRLKPCILDEYSKERSVAPLVKPHNFMHSDDSLVLEDESGRVKLGGTMLLPSVYVTGTVVGLHGKETSAGEFLVQDILDSDLPLQIELPLKSREDKYVVFVSGLSVGSSTSNPLQFQLLVDHITGHLGDEKEQGIAAQIVHVVIAGNSVAVPRGLLNGQNLALKDQSRLSEPIKELDILLTQIAAGLPLDIMPGPDDPANFSLPQQPLHRCLFPGSSAYNSFRSCTNPHSFELENIRFLGTSGQNVDDLEKYSEAKDKLEFMERTLRWRHLAPTAPNTLGIHVAGRCTKWERKRKNSLFD, from the exons ATGGAAGCAATGGAAATCGACGCAGAGAAGCATCTCCAGAGAAAGCAGTCTCTCTATGAATCCCTG GATGAGAAGTTTCGGATCGAGAAAGAGACGTATAGGGGTCAGCAGTACAGCCAGATTTACTTTGCTCGACTCCACATGATGAGAACTCTCATCTACTCCCTCATTCCTAATTGGAAACCCCATTTTCCTG tttgtacagttttggggcTGGAAGAAGGCAAGGAATGTATCATTGTTGGAACTCTGTACAAGCACATGAGACTTAAACCATGCATTCTTGATGAGTACTCCAAGGAG AGATCTGTGGCCCCGCTTGTCAAGCCTCATAACTTTATGCACTCAGATGATAGTTTGGTGCTGGAGGATGAGAGTGGAAGAGTTAAACTTGGTGGAACAATGCTTTTACCTTCTGTATATGTTACAG GGACTGTTGTTGGTCTGCATGGAAAAGAAACCAGTGCTGGTGAATTTTTGGTACAAGATATTCTGGACTCTGACCTACCACTGCAGATAGAGCTGCCACTAAAATCAA GGGAGGACAAGTATGTTGTTTTTGTATCTGGGCTAAGTGTTGGAAGCAGCACTTCTAATCCTCTCCAATTTCAGCTTCTTGTTGATCATATAACAGGACATCTAGGAGATGAGAAG GAACAAGGTATTGCAGCACAGATAGTTCATGTTGTAATTGCTGGGAATTCTGTTGCAGTTCCACGTGGACTTCTGAATGGACAG AATTTAGCTTTGAAGGATCAGTCAAGGTTGTCCGAACCAATTAAAGAGCTGGATATCTTGTTGACTCAG ATTGCTGCAGGTTTGCCTTTGGATATCATGCCAGGGCCTGATGACCCAGCAAACTTCTCATTACCTCAACAG CCCTTGCATAGATGCCTTTTCCCTGGATCATCAGCTTATAACTCATTTAGATCTTGTACTAATCCTCATTCCTTTGAGCTTGAAAATATCAG ATTTCTTGGAACATCAGGTCAGAATGTGGATGATCTTGAGAAGTATTCAGAGGCAAAAGATAAGCTTGAATTCATGGAAAGGACGTTACGGTGGAGGCATCTAGCACCAACAGCACCTAATACTCTTG GCATACATGTGGCAGGGAGATGCACAAAATGggagaggaagagaaagaatagtttatttgattaa
- the LOC117920920 gene encoding uncharacterized protein LOC117920920 translates to MEESAKVQHVTKASSDQLLRKFAQAGGDDAPAKELRVVKRRKKSRRSREGHNRESPPNGSSGVVEKRSLLPPATRRSVALLLQLGIGRSQLRVRDLRNKSILGAIEKTWRRTIKGASKVLIERHYNQHKRLINEAM, encoded by the exons ATGGAAGAATCCGCTAAAGTTCAACACGTAACAAAAGCTTCTTCAGACCAACTCCTCAGGAAGTTCGCCCAAGCGGGCGGCGACGATGCTCCCGCGAAGGAGCTCCGGGTTGTGAAACGCCGGAAAAAGAGCCGGAGAAGCCGCGAAGGGCACAACCGTGAGAGCCCACCGAATGGCAGTTCTGGAGTTGTGGAGAAGAGATCGCTGCTTCCTCCGGCTACTCGGAGATCGGTGGCATTGCTTCTGCAATTGGGTATAGGGAGATCACAACTCAGAGTGAGGGATCTCCGGAACAAGTCCATTTTGGGAGCAATTGAGAAG ACATGGCGAAGAACGATTAAAGGAGCTTCGAAGGTGTTGATAGAGAGGCATTACAATCAGCACAAGCGTTTGATAAATGAAGCCATGTAA